Proteins from one Embleya scabrispora genomic window:
- a CDS encoding GNAT family N-acetyltransferase — translation MIVRLAQQADRPAFLTLAAEVEHWFGPMVAEPGFHAALDEHVRDRRALVVPDDGDPAGGILGGLLFGAEAPVYRVHWLVVSELARGRGVGRALMAEAMRRFGPGTVELVTFGVDHPGAVAGGSRAFYTSLGFTPAEPAAPGPEGGSRQVFRRTVERDVSVRPE, via the coding sequence ATGATCGTCAGACTCGCACAGCAGGCCGATCGGCCCGCATTCCTGACCCTGGCCGCCGAGGTGGAGCACTGGTTCGGGCCGATGGTCGCGGAACCCGGCTTCCACGCGGCCCTGGACGAGCACGTGCGGGATCGTCGGGCACTGGTGGTGCCCGACGACGGGGATCCCGCCGGCGGGATCCTGGGCGGCCTGCTGTTCGGCGCCGAGGCGCCGGTGTACCGGGTGCACTGGCTGGTGGTGTCGGAACTCGCCCGGGGACGCGGGGTGGGTCGTGCGCTGATGGCCGAGGCGATGCGCCGATTCGGCCCCGGCACCGTCGAACTGGTTACCTTCGGGGTCGACCACCCGGGCGCGGTCGCGGGCGGCTCCCGCGCCTTCTACACGTCCCTGGGCTTCACCCCCGCCGAACCCGCCGCACCGGGCCCCGAGGGCGGCTCCCGGCAGGTGTTCCGGCGCACCGTCGAGCGGGACGTGTCCGTGCGCCCCGAGTGA